Within Candidatus Poribacteria bacterium, the genomic segment CAAGACTCTTTTTTATTTCTAAATCGTAGTATTCAGAGAGTTTGCTGAGCATGTGAACAGGTTCACCGGATTCTTCACCGACAGCGACCATGTGTGTGACGAATTCGGGGAAATCTTTGCTGCTACCGAGTTCACGCGAGAGCGTTGAGCCTTGTTCAACTTCTACTTCTGCTGCTGCAATAACGTTGCTGTATACCTTGTTTCCTATAGTGTCTTTGACGACTTGGAGCGCAGGGAGCATCCGTACGCCGTTTTCTAAAAGCGTCGCCATCGTCCGTGTGAAACGGACAATCGCAAACGTGCTAAATATCGGACCGATGAGGGGCAGTTTGAGTTTCAACCTGTCAAACCAGATTTGACCGGTTTCCCGCTGTAGATATTGTCTTAACCCGGCGCCACCGATAATAACAATCAGAAGTCCTATCCACCAATAACTTTGAAAAGTAGCCGTTACGCTAATGAGTATCTGGGTTGGCAGCGGCAAGGCGACTCCCAAATCGTTGAACATCGCGGTAAATTGTGGTATCACAAAGATCATGAGGACTATAACAGCAGTGACGCTAAGCGTCAATAAGATGACGGGATAAAAGAGTGCTGAAACAACATCGTTTTTCAGGAGTCTCTGTCGTTCTGCGAATTCTGCGAGGCGTTCTAAGACTAAGCCGAGGACACCGCCGCTCTCGCCAGCGCGGACCATGTTGATGTATAGGTTTGAAAATGCTTTTGGGTGTTGGCTGAGGGCATCATGGAAGGTCGCACCGTGTTCAACATCGTATTTGACTTGCGAAACGATGCGATGGAGCGCAGGACTCTCGATTTGTCCGAGGGTAACCTCTAAGGCGCGTGGCAGTGGAACGTGTGCGTTTACCAACGTCGCCAGTTGATAAGTGAAGAATTCAACCTCCGCCGCTTTCACACCGCGACGACCGATTTGAAGCCAACGACGTATATCGGTGGGCGTTGTGTCCTCTGTCTCCTCAACGATATTCGTAGGCCAATAACCCATCTGTCGCAATCGAGAGATCAGTTCGGCTTTAGATTCGGCTTCCAGCGTATTATTAACGGTACCACCGCTATGCGTGAGGGCTTCATATCGGAATGTCGGCACACTTAACCTCCGCACTATCATTTCGGGCTATAGGATTGTCCTAAAGACGCTTCAGCCTTAAAACGGCGTGGGGGTCTCTACACAACTTCTCCGAAATCGAATTCATCTTCTTGTGTTAACCGGATGACTTCTTCAACAGTTGTCAAACCCGCAGCGACTTTGCGCCAACCGTCTTCCCGCAAACTTTTCATTCCTAATTGAATAGCAAGTCGACGGATTTCGCTTGTTGATGCCTGTTTGAGTGCCATCGCGCGGATTTCTTCAGTCATGAATAGAACTTCAAAGATGCCGATTCTACCTCTGTAACCGCGGCCTCGACATTCCTTACAGCCGACGGCTCTCGGAATCTTCAGATCGTACGGCATCGGAGACGTGCCACCGTTTCCCATGATGCCCTCCAATTCGTGCATTTCGGGTGAATACATCTCGCAACACGCCTTGCAAACGCGTCGAGCCAGTCTTTGCGCAATAATCCCTTCTACCGTGGAAGCGACGAGATACGGTTCTACATTCATATCAACAAGCCTTGTAATGGCTCCAGGGGCGTCGTTTGTATGGAGCGTGCTGAAGACAAGGTGCCCTGTCAGCGAGGTATGAATCGCCATTTCTGCGGTTTCGTAGTCCCGAATCTCACCGACCAGGACCTTATCTGGGTCCTGACGTAAAATGTGACGCAGCCCATCGGCGAAAGTAAAGTCGATATCTGGATTAACTTGGATTTGGTTGATACCCTCTAATTCATATTCAACAGGATCTTCAAGGGTGATGATTTTTACATCAGGCGAGTTTATCTCTTTCAGACAGGCGTAAAGTGATGTCGTTTTGCCACTACCGGTGGGACCCGTGGCAAGGA encodes:
- a CDS encoding type II secretion system F family protein; translation: MPTFRYEALTHSGGTVNNTLEAESKAELISRLRQMGYWPTNIVEETEDTTPTDIRRWLQIGRRGVKAAEVEFFTYQLATLVNAHVPLPRALEVTLGQIESPALHRIVSQVKYDVEHGATFHDALSQHPKAFSNLYINMVRAGESGGVLGLVLERLAEFAERQRLLKNDVVSALFYPVILLTLSVTAVIVLMIFVIPQFTAMFNDLGVALPLPTQILISVTATFQSYWWIGLLIVIIGGAGLRQYLQRETGQIWFDRLKLKLPLIGPIFSTFAIVRFTRTMATLLENGVRMLPALQVVKDTIGNKVYSNVIAAAEVEVEQGSTLSRELGSSKDFPEFVTHMVAVGEESGEPVHMLSKLSEYYDLEIKKSLERLTSSIGPLVILFMGIIIGFIAVAMILPIFEANQLLSN